Part of the Sorghum bicolor cultivar BTx623 chromosome 1, Sorghum_bicolor_NCBIv3, whole genome shotgun sequence genome, TTTAAAGACATGTATTTGTAACTTGAGGAAGCAAAGCTTGAATATAAGCCCTGAACGGTCTAAAGATTTGCGGCATATAAATATAAAGGTAACGTATCACATACTAGTAGATATTGTGCAATATGCCATCTGCCTTGTTTATTTGCCACTAGCAATTCTTGATTGAGCTTATTGGAGCATGTGCTGATGGTGTCTGCGCTTTCTACCAGTTGTATCTGATCCTAGAAAAGGATAAGTTGAACTTGATCGCCGCACGAACCTTGTAATATATTTGTATTTGAACGCAAGTTTTGCTGTGCTTACCCTTCAAAGTTTGATGTGCCAAGGCAAGATGTTGGGAGACATGCTACAAAAACTTTCAAAACAAAGCAAACATTTTCCTTGCAGTTACGCACAAATTTCAATATTTTTTTTCCAGATAAGGGATCATGCCATTTTTTTTCCAGATAAGGAATCATTGTGCCTAccatttttcttctttcttttttggtCAGGCTGATCCACGTTTTGTCTGGAACAAAAATTTGTTAGAGGAGCTCATTGAAGCTAAGGTAAACATTTATGAAGGATTTGACTTATGTATTTTATCTATTTGTATCCTTGCTTATGTTCTAATTTTTTTCTGGATAATGTTCTGCAGCTTGATGAGTTCATCATCCCACTGATACAAGGAAATATCCAAAAAAATTAGATAGTTCCATGTCACTCTTATTTTGTATCTCTATTGCTTAGAGGTGCATATATAGTATATACTTGCTTTGCGTGCATAATGTGGGCTCTGTACTTTGTTATCACATATCCAAATTAGAAGGAAATGTTCCAAAAAGATGCAATGCGTTGCCATTTGTTTTCTAGAATTGGAGGACAAACATGATCAGTAAGCTAGTGTCCTTAACTTCTGTACGTTTTCAGTCAGCGCAATTTACCTTGAAGGATAGACCAGTCAGAATAACATTGTTCTCAAGGAGATGCAACAGGCGTTTAGGTTGCACTTTTTCCCCCTTTTTTTGCTGACACTTACTGAAACATGAATGACTTATAGAACACAATGATACTTCTAAATTGTAATGCGCTCATTACAGGAACAAGAATGTGGAGAAGGGGTGCGAATCTTGAAGGCGCCACAGCAAATTTTGTAGAAACAGAACAGTTGGTTGAGTATGAAGGTCTCACATCCTCATTTATACAGGTGGCTTCATGACATAATAAATGAAATTTCTCGGTGCTGGTTGCTGGATGATGTTCATAATACATGGCTTTTTTAACCAATGCTATGTCATAATAATGCATGCAAAGCAATAGAGTCCAATGCCAACTTGCCAAGATGAAAATGGCACTAGAACCCATCATCTAAATGACCATATCTATTTGAACTACTTAACAATGAAATGTGGTCACAAACATTTAATTGTCCATGAATGTTTTAGAATGTCATTTACTTGTGTCCCATTTTCAACGCTTTACAAGCTTACTCATTCCCTTGTTACTTTGTTAGGTTCGAGGATCAATTCCACTTCTCTGGGAGCAAATAGTGGATTTAAGCTACAAACCACGGCTTAGCATTATTGAACATGAAGAAACTGTAAGAATTTGTTGCATTTTACATTTGTAGTGGCCCCACACTTAATATAGCCTGAGATTTCTCTTAAACTGATTCCATACAGCCCAAGGTTGTTCAACGCCACTTCCATGATCTTTCACAACGATATGGCGAGGCAATTGTTATTGACTTGACTGATAAAGTAAGTTTTATATACATTGATGTAACATACTTTTTTTATTAAGcaaatgggttgttacacacaaATTTGGtgattttctttctcttttgatAAAGGTGAAGGGGGTTTGGACAAAAATTGGAGGGAGAGGCTTAATCCCTTAGTTCTTTCTTGCCTCTAATAGTTCTAACTCCCTTTATTTAGATAGGATACCATGGCTTGATTCCTAACCCTAGGGAACCTGTTGGAAGACTCTGGACTACATAATCTAATTCAGCTAAACATAATGGGCCAATAACCACGCTCTaggagggtgggccactgctaTACAGAACCCTTGTACTGTCATGTCATGTGTGCTACAGTCTGTGTGGGCCTTAATGGGCCTGCTGTTGGGCTTACCTGCTCCAGGACCGTGACATGGGTATTATGGGTTTTACAAAGCAAAGCATTATTTACAGCATGTTCACTATTGCCAACTTTGCAGTTTGTTTGAGGGGAAGAACTTAGTTTACAGTTTTGCACTAATGCTATGGCATTCAACTCTTTGTTTGCTTGATTTCGGGCAAGATTAGTAAAATAATAATTGAAAGAAAAGGCAATATGCTTGAAGCAGGATCATACCTTCGTGGAAAAAGCACATGTCATATATGTGATTGTTTTTTTGACGAAAAAAAAGTACGGCAGACCAGTTCCATTGGTTGCCAAATATAGGGAAGTCTTGTAGTCCTTAGTGCACTTAAGCTTGAGGGTTAGTCATTCTCCTACCTTGTAGCTGGTAGTTGGTATACTAACTTGGAGACCCATAAACAGTTCTTTTTTCTCAAAATAGGCAGGAGAGCTGCATTCTTATTTCATTAAGAGAAAAAAACAAGGGAAAGGCTGCACCATCTCTGCCAAACAGTTGTTCTTTTTGGCTATCAAGAGACAACGGTTCATCTAATCTGTTGTTACTTGCAGCGAGGTGATGAGGGAGATTTGAGTAATGCATTTGCTGCTGAAATGGGCAGAATTCCTGGTGTCAGGTTATTATGTTTCTTGGAAATGCTTACTTGTATTAGTTTCTGTTCTCACAAGTAATCAAATGATTACCTTACCCCAGACATTTACATAAAATTTATTAGTTATCTGCTGGATGTGGTCCTTCTGCCATACAGGTATATACATTTTGATTTCCATCATGTTTGTCGTGGAGGTAACTTTGACAATTTGCAAGCTCTCTACAATCAAATTGAGGAAGCTATTCATAAGCAAGGGTAATTTTCGAATATCTAACATTTCATGCTTAGTTCTTTCCTAAGCATGCTGCTTTAAGATTTATTCGTAACTAAAGGTTTAACTGTGGCAAGTAATTTGCTTTTGCTTATTTTCTGGGCCAGCTGAGCAGATATTTTCTTATGAACACTAAAGGAGAGATTTTGTTGGAGCAAAGTGGTGTAGTTAGGTCCAATTGCATCGATTGCCTGGACCGTACAAATGTGACACAGGTTTGCACGTCATCTTATTCTGTGATTCAATGTGTTATGTACTAatttccaaaataaatttaataaGGTACATCTTGATAGCAGTTTTGCACACACACAGAGTCCCCAAGCACAAAAGGTGATGAGAGCTCACTAATAATATATACTTCTATCCTGAATCCTCTGTCATTGGAAAGCCTATCCTAATTTATTTTGTTCACTTACATGTTAGTTAGAACTTGGTATTATGCACTTGTCTTTACATAACTAGTTCTTCCTAATGAGCATCTGTACATGAAAGTACCTTGCTAAACATGGTAACAAGCAAGAGAATGATGTAACCTGTGCTCAATAGTCCCTCAGTTCTACGCAGAGCGTGCAAACTATAATAGGTGCTTTTAAATGCATTAATGAACTGGGTTTTGTCATTTCATTAACTCCTTTGGAACATCCTTTCTCCTCCTTTACAGAGTTTCCTTGCAAGAAAATCATTGGATTCTCAATTGCAGCGGATGGGGGCATTATTGTCATCTGAAAGCATTTCTCTCTCTGATAACATTAATGATATATTCAAAAAATGTAAGGTATCTTTTATGGTTTTATTGCCAATAATTAGACTCTTATCTAAATGTCTTGTGGTCATGAATTCATGCCTGGCAGTATGGGTTGAGCACGGTGATGAGCTGAGCCTGGAGTACGCTGGTTCTTATGCTTTGAAAGGGGATCTAGTGAGGTACTCTAGCATTTACTGCCTTTTTTTTTAGGAAGCCAGAGCTTTCATATATTACTCATGAACCAAATTACATTCTGAGTTTAAGATGTCCATCAAACCTGGTGGGGTTATAAGCCACTCCACCACCCAGTTGTTTCGGGACACCATACGCGCACATTCATGGGCTACTTTGTTACAATCTCGACTAATAAAGCTCAAACGAAAGTCTTCAAAGCATTTACTGCCTGTGTAAGTGTTGCTTGGCTAACTTACATGGGAACTATTGATGTAACACAGATATGGACGGCAGACATTACCTGGACTAATTAAAGATGGAATGAGTGCTCTTTCAAGATATTATTTGAATAATTTTCATGATGGAGTGCGGCAAGTAAGTTCTTATGTTGTGCTCAAATATTTGCTCTAGCCCTATCAGCGATCGCTCCTCTTAGGCCTTTTCTTGTGCAATCTTCACTTAAGTTGCTGGACACTTAGCTAAACTTCACATGATGTAGCAAGATGCATCGCATCATTTCTCTTTCAATGTTTAAGGAGGTACCATGAGATATATTGATTCAGATGCAACTTTACAGCCATGTAATGATACTACTATATTCTTTCCCTGTGTCTTACTAGATTATCCCTGTCTACACCCTTGTGTTGATCACGCAGTTTATACtcaatgaacttattcttatcacgtgCCTCTTTTATTATTTGTCTTCAGGATGCTCTTGACCTTATT contains:
- the LOC8081436 gene encoding phosphoinositide phosphatase SAC8 isoform X1, yielding MASADADEAPLLSEEPLCPGSCSRELELREFRDRYVIRSLDGAAAFAVARSGGSIRPLSPEEAAAGAGSDCKVSRIYGVVGIIRLLAGSYVLVITSRKDAGSYQGSPVYHVNSMKFLCCNEAIKHLTPQERRDEAYFMSLLRIAETTCGLYYSYVRDLTLNLQRASKLAAGRVHKPLWKQADPRFVWNKNLLEELIEAKLDEFIIPLIQGSFQSAQFTLKDRPVRITLFSRRCNRRLGTRMWRRGANLEGATANFVETEQLVEYEGLTSSFIQVRGSIPLLWEQIVDLSYKPRLSIIEHEETPKVVQRHFHDLSQRYGEAIVIDLTDKRGDEGDLSNAFAAEMGRIPGVRYIHFDFHHVCRGGNFDNLQALYNQIEEAIHKQGYFLMNTKGEILLEQSGVVRSNCIDCLDRTNVTQSFLARKSLDSQLQRMGALLSSESISLSDNINDIFKKLWVEHGDELSLEYAGSYALKGDLVRYGRQTLPGLIKDGMSALSRYYLNNFHDGVRQDALDLISGYYTVSQGSSSPFHNGGFESSSYLPVASAIIVGGITATTFTLSQVGRNAQHLISSIICAGLTVGVVALVKANGKQFCSRPRLCGLI
- the LOC8081436 gene encoding phosphoinositide phosphatase SAC8 isoform X2 yields the protein MASADADEAPLLSEEPLCPGSCSRELELREFRDRYVIRSLDGAAAFAVARSGGSIRPLSPEEAAAGAGSDCKVSRIYGVVGIIRLLAGSYVLVITSRKDAGSYQGSPVYHVNSMKFLCCNEAIKHLTPQERRDEAYFMSLLRIAETTCGLYYSYVRDLTLNLQRASKLAAGRVHKPLWKQADPRFVWNKNLLEELIEAKLDEFIIPLIQGSFQSAQFTLKDRPVRITLFSRRCNRRLGTRMWRRGANLEGATANFVETEQLVEYEGLTSSFIQVRGSIPLLWEQIVDLSYKPRLSIIEHEETPKVVQRHFHDLSQRYGEAIVIDLTDKRGDEGDLSNAFAAEMGRIPGVRYIHFDFHHVCRGGNFDNLQALYNQIEEAIHKQGYFLMNTKGEILLEQSGVVRSNCIDCLDRTNVTQSFLARKSLDSQLQRMGALLSSESISLSDNINDIFKKLWVEHGDELSLEYAGSYALKGDLVRYGRQTLPGLIKDGMSALSRYYLNNFHDGVRQDALDLISGYYTVSQGSSSPFHNGGFESSSLDGMHNT
- the LOC8081436 gene encoding phosphoinositide phosphatase SAC8 isoform X3, whose product is MKFLCCNEAIKHLTPQERRDEAYFMSLLRIAETTCGLYYSYVRDLTLNLQRASKLAAGRVHKPLWKQADPRFVWNKNLLEELIEAKLDEFIIPLIQGSFQSAQFTLKDRPVRITLFSRRCNRRLGTRMWRRGANLEGATANFVETEQLVEYEGLTSSFIQVRGSIPLLWEQIVDLSYKPRLSIIEHEETPKVVQRHFHDLSQRYGEAIVIDLTDKRGDEGDLSNAFAAEMGRIPGVRYIHFDFHHVCRGGNFDNLQALYNQIEEAIHKQGYFLMNTKGEILLEQSGVVRSNCIDCLDRTNVTQSFLARKSLDSQLQRMGALLSSESISLSDNINDIFKKLWVEHGDELSLEYAGSYALKGDLVRYGRQTLPGLIKDGMSALSRYYLNNFHDGVRQDALDLISGYYTVSQGSSSPFHNGGFESSSYLPVASAIIVGGITATTFTLSQVGRNAQHLISSIICAGLTVGVVALVKANGKQFCSRPRLCGLI